In the Qipengyuania pelagi genome, one interval contains:
- a CDS encoding SDR family oxidoreductase → MAKTALVAGVTGINGNAIARLLIERGWQVHGLSRSPARMDGVQPVPADLQDAAATAEALKDIDPDAVFVTTWLRRDTEAENIRVNGSMMRNLLGGLSKFGRPRHVALVTGLKHYLGPFEAYGRGRLPHTPFRENQGRLDVANFYYAQEDELFEAAARDGFSWSVHRPHTVIGMAVGNAMNMGTTLAVYATLCRETGRPFVFPGSAVQWNGLTDMTDADLLAEHLLWAADTKSAHDEAFNVVNEDVFRWRWMWGRIAHWFGLEPAPFDGTPRPLEGQLSGDADVWRGIAEREGLVEPDLSRLASPWHTDADLGRPIEVLTDMSKRRILGFTGYRQTDASFFDLFERLRAQRLIP, encoded by the coding sequence ATGGCGAAGACCGCTCTGGTCGCCGGAGTGACCGGCATCAACGGCAACGCGATTGCCCGGCTGCTCATCGAACGCGGCTGGCAGGTGCACGGATTGTCGCGCAGTCCCGCGCGCATGGACGGGGTCCAACCGGTCCCGGCGGACCTTCAGGATGCCGCCGCGACCGCGGAGGCGCTGAAGGATATCGATCCGGATGCGGTATTCGTCACCACCTGGCTGCGCCGGGACACCGAGGCGGAGAATATCCGCGTGAACGGCTCGATGATGCGCAATCTCTTGGGGGGGCTGTCCAAATTCGGCCGCCCACGACACGTGGCACTCGTTACTGGGCTCAAGCACTATCTCGGACCTTTCGAAGCCTACGGAAGGGGCCGTCTCCCCCATACCCCGTTCCGAGAGAATCAGGGTCGTCTCGATGTGGCGAATTTCTACTACGCGCAGGAGGACGAGCTCTTCGAGGCGGCAGCGCGCGATGGCTTCAGCTGGAGCGTGCATCGCCCCCATACTGTGATCGGCATGGCGGTGGGAAACGCGATGAACATGGGCACCACGCTGGCGGTCTACGCCACGCTGTGCCGCGAGACCGGACGCCCCTTCGTCTTTCCAGGCTCGGCTGTGCAATGGAACGGCCTCACCGACATGACCGATGCCGACCTGCTGGCCGAGCACCTGCTATGGGCAGCCGATACGAAGTCCGCGCATGACGAAGCATTCAACGTCGTCAATGAGGACGTCTTCCGATGGCGCTGGATGTGGGGGCGCATCGCGCACTGGTTCGGGCTGGAACCGGCGCCTTTCGACGGGACGCCGCGTCCGTTGGAAGGACAATTGTCCGGAGACGCGGACGTCTGGCGTGGGATCGCCGAGCGGGAAGGGTTGGTCGAACCTGATCTATCGCGCCTCGCTTCACCTTGGCACACCGATGCCGACCTCGGGCGTCCCATCGAGGTGCTGACCGACATGAGCAAGAGACGCATCCTCGGCTTTACGGGATACAGGCAGACCGATGCCTCCTTCTTCGATCTGTTCGAGCGCCTGCGCGCTCAGCGACTGATCCCCTGA
- a CDS encoding winged helix-turn-helix transcriptional regulator, with protein sequence MRSGTPEEEWREDCAPRRVLSLFATKWTSMVLHTLDALHDGAARTGVLQRSIPGISKKMLVQTLREMERLGLISRHVERVVPPAVEYRLTSLGRRFVEPVQLLYDWGRDNADALDRLHEDAAESRN encoded by the coding sequence GTGCGATCAGGAACTCCCGAAGAGGAATGGCGCGAGGACTGCGCACCGCGTCGCGTCCTTTCCCTGTTCGCCACCAAATGGACCAGCATGGTGCTGCACACACTCGACGCGCTCCATGACGGCGCGGCGCGCACGGGTGTGCTCCAACGCAGCATTCCCGGTATCTCCAAGAAGATGCTGGTACAGACCCTGCGCGAGATGGAACGGCTCGGCCTGATCAGCCGCCATGTCGAAAGGGTGGTACCCCCTGCGGTCGAGTACCGGCTGACTTCCTTGGGCCGGCGCTTCGTAGAGCCCGTCCAGCTACTGTACGACTGGGGCCGCGACAATGCCGATGCGCTGGATCGTCTACACGAGGACGCAGCGGAAAGCCGTAACTGA